AAAACCTATGCTAATGAAGTGGTTCAAAGTATAAAACAAAGTTCTAAATCTTTTAAACATGATAATATGACGGGAACTCCTTGTCCGCAGTGCGGAAAGCTTCTTCTTGAAATAAATGGAAAACGAGGGAAAATGAAAGTATGTAAAGACAGAGCATGCGGCTATAAGAAAAATATTTCGAAGATAACGAATGCACGGTGTCCTCAATGCAAAAAGAAAATGGAACTGCGTGGAGAAGGGGAAGGACAGATATTTGTCTGCCGCTGCAACTATAAAGAAAAAGTGTCTTCATTTAATAAAAGAAGAAAACAAGAAAAAAACAGTAAAGCAACGAAACAGGATGTAAAAAAGTATTTAAAACAACAAAACGACGAAGATTTGAAAAACCCTGCATTGGCTGAGGCTTTAAAGAAACTTCAAAAGAAGAAATAAAGTTTTTAGTAGCAAAAGTTGTTCTTTAAAACAATTTGTGGTAAAGTTAAAAAGTTGTGTTAAAGATTGATGGTAAGTACATGAAGTAAAATATATCCAAAATGGGCTGTATCCCGTTAAGGAATCGCGGGATGCAGTTTTTTTAATGCGTTTGTTGGGAATAAATAAACCAAATAGTGAAGAGTTTAATAATAAAAAGGAGTTATATTATATTGACATTGTTTACAGAATTACAGATGGATGAACAGATTTTGCAAGCCGTAAATAATATGGGATTTGAGGAAGCTACTCCAATTCAGGCAGAGGTTATTCCAAAGGTAAAAAAAGGGCTGGATATTATTGGGCAGGCCCAAACCGGAACCGGGAAAACAGCAGCTTTTGGAATTCCTTTGATTGAGCAGATGGACCAAGAAGCACATCCTCAAGGGCTGGTCCTTGCTCCGACACGCGAACTTGCGATTCAAGTGTCAGAAGAGTTAAATCGTCTTGGCCGTTTTAAAGGTGTGCAGGCGCTTGCTATTTATGGCGGCCAGGAAATAAGCCGGCAAATTAAAGCATTAAAACGCCACCCGCAAATTATTGTAGCGACACCTGGACGATTTATGGATCATATGAGAAGAAGAACCATTCGCCCAAAATATATGAAAATGGTAGTTCTTGATGAAGCAGATGAAATGCTTAGTATGGGCTTTGTGGAAGATATCGAAACGATTTTAAGTGAAATTCCTGAAGAAAGGCAGACATTATTATTTTCTGCTACCATGCCAAAACGGCTTCAATCTGTAACAACGAAGTTTATGGACAATCCTGAAGTAGTTAAAGTTAAAAGTAAAGGCCTGACCGTATCGAATATTGAGCAGCGGTTCATTGAAGTTCCCGAAAAACAAAAGTTTGATACGCTGTGCCATTTACTAGACATTACTCCGCCTGAGCTTGCCATCGTCTTTGGACGTACAAAGCGCCGGGTAGATGAACTATCTGAAGCCTTAACGCGCAGAGGATATGCAGCAGAAGGTATACATGGGGATCTTAAACAATCTCAGCGAGACAAAGTGCTTCGCAAGTTTAAACAAGGCACGATTGACATTTTAGTTGCAACTGATGTTGCCGCTCGGGGGCTTGATGTCAGCGGTGTTACCCATGTCTACAACTTTGACTTGCCGCAGGACCCTGAAAGTTATGTGCACCGAATTGGAAGAACCGGCCGGGCAGGTAAAGAAGGCATTGCCTATAGTTTTTCAACCCCTAAAGAAATCAGTCATTTAAAATTTATTGAAGAAACGACGAAAAAGAAAATGATCCGCCAGGACATTCCTACGTATGCTGAAGCAATGCATGGACGTTACCAGCAGGTTGTTAATAAACTGTTAGAAACAGTTAAAAATGAAGATACGGAAGACTTAGAGAGCACAGCAAAAACATTGCTAAGCGGCCATGATCCTGTCACACTGGTGGCCGCTGCTTTGAAAATGAACACGAACGAACCTGACAATGTAGAAATCAAATTGACAGAGGAAGCATCACTGCGGCCTAAGAAAGAACGAGGCAATCGAAAAAAAGGATTTAAGAAAAACCATCGTGGAAAGAAAAAGCCGTACAAACAATCACGTTCTCGCAACGACGGATCTTCAAGAAAAAGAAAGAAAACCGTTTAAATGAAGATATAAAAAACCGCCTGAAATAGGGCGGTTTTTTGTACTTAAGTAGTAAAGGTCGCACTTGTGACTGAGGGTGAATGGAGTATATTCCAATTTCGTTGCCCAAAACTGACTTGTAAGGTTAACAAACAAATAAAGATATTAGGAGCCTCTGCCAGAACGACTTGAAGACAAGCCAAGATCTTTAATGTTTACTCATGTTATGATAGAAGGTATGGAATTCCCTGATAAACGAAAAAAAGGGGGAAACAATGTGAGTTTATTGAGGGCAGAACAAATATATAAAACGTATGGAGATAAAGAATTATTTAATCATATATCTTTTGTCATTGAAGATCATGACAGGATTGGATTAATTGGTGTAAATGGGACAGGAAAATCGACACTATTAAAAATACTGGCTAATGAAGACAGTGCAGAAAGAGGAAAATTGTTTCACTCCAATGATATGCATATAGAATACCTTCCGCAAGCACCAGAGTTAGATGAAGATCTTACTGTCTTAGATCAAATTTATTATGGTGATTCAGCTATTATGAGAACGATGCGCAGCTATGAAAAAACACTCAGAGAACTCGAGCAAAACCCTGAGAACAGGAAACTTCAAGAAAAATTGCTTCAAGCACAACAGCAAATGGATGAAAATGAAGCATGGGCAGCTAATACATCTGCAAAACAAGTACTTACACGTCTTGGAATTACTGGTTTCTCTAAAAAAGTAAAGGAGCTTTCAGGAGGGCAAAAAAAGCGTACTGCTATAGCGAAAGCTCTTATTCAGCCAGCTGATTTGCTCATTCTTGATGAACCTACAAACCACCTTGATAATGAATCGATTGAATGGCTAGAAAGTTACTTATCCTCCTATCATGGAGCACTAATGGTTGTCACTCATGATAGGTATTTTTTAAACAGAGTGACCAATCGTATTTATGAATTAGATCAAGGTCATTTATACACGTATGAAGGAAATTATGAACTGTTTTTAGAAAAGAAAGCGGAGCGGGAAGCAATAGAAGAACAAAATGAAACAAAAAGAAAAAATATTTTACGCTCAGAACTTGAGTGGCTTAGAAGGGGGCCAAAAGCAAGAGGGACAAAACAAAAAGCTCGGGTGCAGCGCGTAGAGAATTTAAAAGAACAAAAAGGTCCTGCCAAAAAACACGATGTTGATTTTGCTATCGGTTCTGCACGGTTGGGGAAAAAGGTATTAGAAGCAGAGAATCTGTCTAAATCCTGTGACGGCAAGAACCTTTTTTCTTCTTTTTCCTATTTGGTTACTCCAAGGGAAAGACTAGGTATTATAGGTCCTAATGGAAGCGGTAAAACCACTTTATTAAATATATTGGCGGGTAAAACGGAAGCAGATAAGGGGCATATTGAAATTGGCTCTACTGTGCGTATTGGTTATTATTCTCAAGAACATGAGGATTTAAATGAAAATAAGCGAGTTATAGAATATATTAGAGATATAGCAGAAGTGGTTCAAACAGTAAATGGTCAAGAAATAACGGCAGAACAGATGTTAGAACGTTTTTTGTTTGCTCGTCCTATGCAATGGAATTACATTCACCGTTTATCAGGGGGAGAACGACGCAGGTTGTATTTACTTGGTGTGCTTATGAAAGAACCTAATGTGTTATTTTTAGATGAGCCAACAAATGATCTTGATACTCAAACGTTAAGTGTTTTAGAAAATTATCTAGAACATTTTCCTGGAGTTGTGATTACGGTTTCCCACGACCGTTACTTTTTGGATCGTGTCGTTGAGTCCCTGCTGGTATTTACTTCAAACGATAAGGTAGAGCGTTTTCAAGGGAATTATTCTCAGTATTTAGAAACAATAAAACAAAAGCAACCCCCAAAGGCGAAAACAGAAAATCAAACAACAAAACAGAAACCGCAGCGTTCGCGCAAGAAGCTCTCCTACAAAGAACAACAGGAATGGAATGGTTTGGAAGACCGAATTGCTGAATTAGAAGAGAAGAAAGCAGAAACAGAAACTCAAATTGCACAAGCTGGAAGTGATTTTGAGAAAGTTCAGGAGTTAATGGAAGAACAAAATTTAGTAGAAGAACAGTTAGACGAAGCTATGGAAAGATGGACAGAATTATCTTTGCTAATTGAAGAAATACATGCTGAGAATTAGAGTACATGTAAAAGCTATGCCTAATACGGAAATTAACAGGAAAGATATTGGGGCTGCTATTAAAAATTCCTCT
This DNA window, taken from Alteribacillus bidgolensis, encodes the following:
- a CDS encoding DEAD/DEAH box helicase translates to MTLFTELQMDEQILQAVNNMGFEEATPIQAEVIPKVKKGLDIIGQAQTGTGKTAAFGIPLIEQMDQEAHPQGLVLAPTRELAIQVSEELNRLGRFKGVQALAIYGGQEISRQIKALKRHPQIIVATPGRFMDHMRRRTIRPKYMKMVVLDEADEMLSMGFVEDIETILSEIPEERQTLLFSATMPKRLQSVTTKFMDNPEVVKVKSKGLTVSNIEQRFIEVPEKQKFDTLCHLLDITPPELAIVFGRTKRRVDELSEALTRRGYAAEGIHGDLKQSQRDKVLRKFKQGTIDILVATDVAARGLDVSGVTHVYNFDLPQDPESYVHRIGRTGRAGKEGIAYSFSTPKEISHLKFIEETTKKKMIRQDIPTYAEAMHGRYQQVVNKLLETVKNEDTEDLESTAKTLLSGHDPVTLVAAALKMNTNEPDNVEIKLTEEASLRPKKERGNRKKGFKKNHRGKKKPYKQSRSRNDGSSRKRKKTV
- a CDS encoding ABC-F family ATP-binding cassette domain-containing protein, giving the protein MSLLRAEQIYKTYGDKELFNHISFVIEDHDRIGLIGVNGTGKSTLLKILANEDSAERGKLFHSNDMHIEYLPQAPELDEDLTVLDQIYYGDSAIMRTMRSYEKTLRELEQNPENRKLQEKLLQAQQQMDENEAWAANTSAKQVLTRLGITGFSKKVKELSGGQKKRTAIAKALIQPADLLILDEPTNHLDNESIEWLESYLSSYHGALMVVTHDRYFLNRVTNRIYELDQGHLYTYEGNYELFLEKKAEREAIEEQNETKRKNILRSELEWLRRGPKARGTKQKARVQRVENLKEQKGPAKKHDVDFAIGSARLGKKVLEAENLSKSCDGKNLFSSFSYLVTPRERLGIIGPNGSGKTTLLNILAGKTEADKGHIEIGSTVRIGYYSQEHEDLNENKRVIEYIRDIAEVVQTVNGQEITAEQMLERFLFARPMQWNYIHRLSGGERRRLYLLGVLMKEPNVLFLDEPTNDLDTQTLSVLENYLEHFPGVVITVSHDRYFLDRVVESLLVFTSNDKVERFQGNYSQYLETIKQKQPPKAKTENQTTKQKPQRSRKKLSYKEQQEWNGLEDRIAELEEKKAETETQIAQAGSDFEKVQELMEEQNLVEEQLDEAMERWTELSLLIEEIHAEN